A single Natranaerobius thermophilus JW/NM-WN-LF DNA region contains:
- a CDS encoding AAA family ATPase: protein MVKININGKTEDSDQYILSHESMAKDNSKVFNNENSGINSNGESFFHLSDNVLRSLNKMERLVGLEKVKRNIYEICAYIAIQNKRQQLNLSVESQTLHMLFMGSPGTGKTTVARILGEIFKELDYLPSGHLVEVERADLVGEYIGQTAQKTKKQIDNALGGILFIDEAYALARGGSTDFGKEAIDTLVKSMEDYKDRLVVILAGYKDEMKLFLKSNPGLSSRFPIHIEFPNYTGEQLLAIAEKMLEERQYYMDKVARKYLFEIINSELSQREINFSNARFIRNLIEKSIRRQAIRLINKEKIKKNDLIYLKAEDIDHPGSS from the coding sequence ATGGTAAAGATAAATATAAATGGGAAAACCGAAGATAGTGATCAATACATTCTTTCTCATGAATCAATGGCCAAAGATAATTCAAAAGTATTTAATAATGAAAATTCAGGGATTAACAGCAATGGAGAAAGCTTTTTTCATCTAAGTGATAATGTACTAAGAAGTCTAAATAAAATGGAACGATTGGTGGGTCTGGAAAAAGTCAAACGCAATATTTATGAGATATGTGCATATATAGCAATCCAGAATAAAAGGCAGCAGCTAAATTTATCAGTCGAATCACAGACTTTGCACATGCTTTTTATGGGATCTCCAGGGACAGGTAAAACTACAGTAGCAAGAATACTAGGAGAAATCTTTAAAGAACTTGATTATCTTCCATCAGGTCACTTAGTGGAAGTCGAGAGGGCCGATTTGGTAGGCGAGTATATTGGCCAGACTGCTCAAAAGACTAAAAAACAAATTGACAATGCACTGGGAGGAATTTTGTTCATTGACGAGGCTTATGCTCTTGCACGAGGTGGCAGTACTGATTTTGGGAAAGAAGCTATAGATACTTTGGTGAAATCCATGGAAGACTATAAAGACCGCCTAGTTGTAATATTAGCAGGCTATAAAGATGAAATGAAATTATTTCTAAAATCTAATCCCGGCTTATCTAGTAGATTTCCTATTCATATTGAGTTTCCCAATTATACTGGGGAACAATTGCTTGCTATTGCTGAGAAAATGCTAGAAGAAAGACAATACTATATGGATAAAGTCGCTAGGAAATATTTATTTGAAATAATAAATTCTGAATTATCTCAAAGGGAAATAAACTTTTCCAATGCCCGTTTTATCCGTAATCTAATAGAGAAAAGTATCCGAAGACAGGCGATTAGACTAATCAATAAGGAAAAAATCAAAAAAAATGACTTAATTTATCTAAAAGCCGAAGATATTGATCATCCTGGCTCTTCATAA